The region AGCATGTGACACCTtcagacacatttaaaaatctacACGTCAAGTAAGAGTTTGCATTCATGCAGACTCATCtacaacattaaacatatacaaatatttttatatatacataatatacacATCTTATACTCTTGAGTTTCTGCACATGCAGAGTTGTAAACCTCTTCATTCCATAAATTATATTCAAATGGCTTAGTATTCACTCATATTtgttgtaattaaaacaatgctTTTCGTTTAAATGTGTGCTGCCTTGAAAGGTTATATCTTGTTGTGTTAGGTCTACCAATAGGCTTTGaagcatttttgtttaaacatatgattgtaattaaaacattctcctgctcttttgtcatgtgGTGGTAACCCTggtgtaatattaaaaatgacaattgccaTTTTATTCAGCTAAATGTATAAGAATTTTCAAAAATGGGAAGTGAAAAAAGTATATTTCTATCTACATTCATTGAGTTCCATCAAAAAAAATGTGACAAAAGTGCAGGACAATGTTTGAACTttgaattacagtaatatgttactcaaaaactacaaaacgtatttgtacacctaataggGAAAAAGAGATCGTTAGATGGAGTAAGGGAGAGATGAAGGGATATATGAAATGAAAGATAGTCACAAGATAAGGCAAACAGACATATAATTACGGAACACCGTATTGGCCCCAAAGGACATAAATAATTGTGGACACTTATGCTTATTAAATATCTACAATAAAACGATATGCAAAGGCTCAAATAATGGGATGAATAATCACAAGGCATTTATAAATTGTATTACAAGACAATGCTTATGATGAACACTAGTGCGGTACACACAGTACTCCTAACATAATCCATCGAATAGTGTTGACTAAGGGAGTAACTCTTGTAGACAAGCATGCCTGGTAATAGCTTATGCTGTATATTTATTATCTCAGGATTTATtatctttatatttattatctCAGTATCTCAGGACTGAAAGAACCATTCCaaaagtgttttactgaaggggtttctttgtttttttatccttTTGCCTCCTCCCCTCTTATGGTCATGCCACTCAGGAGAACCTCATTGGGACATTGCTGGCTATCTTTGGAAACTTGCTGATCAGCATCTCCGTCAGCATACAGGTAAGAAGGGAGGTGTTCACAATGTGTTTTAGAGGCATGTCCTCAGTCACACCCTCAGTGATGAGGTAATGCAGTGACAGGAGAATAAAGAATGAAGGTCAGTGGGCAGGGCAGTGTAGCATTTTgttcttttatgttttttttttttgttgttgtttttaaagagCTACCCGTTATGTCTGTAGGGCGGAAACCTTATGAATACGTCTTCAACACATTAGGTTACGTAGTGGATTCCTTCCATTGgggttttgtttattgttgtattGCTTTCAAACACCCTTTCCTGGCCCCGGGCTTTCATTCCAATTCGTATTTCAAAGGTTAATGCCaggaatatttacaaatatgccAGTTCCCACATTAAATTCACACActtaaaatgatggttctttagtaaagaaaatggttatGTATAGGTTATGTCCCTGATCATTTGAAGAACCTTTGACaggattaaagggttcttttcATCTGGAAGTATTCTTCAGATTGACgaagaatgtgctatagatggttctataaagcaccttttagagaagggttctatatggcaccaaaaagggttcttctTCTTTTGTAATGATATCAGGCTAATTAAATAACTGAGTAAATATACCGGGAACATCATAAATATACACAGCTTGCAGACTGCTATGTTGTATTTTTGATAACAAATGTAGtatgaaatatacatttactatttatttatttaaaacatccaACAGGAATTTATTTTGGTAATAGACGCTTAATCACttaatcttattattattattattattattattattactagtaGTACatattagtattattttttttaagtagttGATTCTATCACTCATAACTGATGTAGTTGAACTACTTCCTTCAGAATGAGTCATCACAGTGCACCAATGCATTTTTAATGCCCTGTATATTGAGTAGATATCATGGTCATGAAATTTTTGGAATATGAGTTGCTGATGTATTAACCTCATGATATTggatatttctttctctctctctctctctctctctctctctctctctctctctctctctctctctctctctctctctctctctctctcactcactcactcactctcacttacacacacagaagcacagTCATGTGAAATTGGCAGGCAGTAAAGATCCGCGGCAGTTTTATCGGACAAAGTCATGGTGGAGTGGGTTTGTGCTGATGCTGGTAGGCGAAGGGATGCTGTTTGTATCCTACGCTTttgcccccctctctctcatagCTCCCCTCAGTGCTGTTTCTGTTATAGGCAAGTATTTCAGCACAACATTTTCACAGTGATTATACATAGCAGTGTCTGTTTAGTTCATAATtcatactgaataattcatattaGTATTGAATTATTCATAATACAAACCAAAAAGTTGGAACACTGAGTAAAATGGAATATACACAAATCTGTGATTTATTAAACCTCTTCAACAGTTATTCAAATTTTACTGACAAACTTGATAGCTTTTTGTAATATAAACAAGATTTTAATTAATTGCACCTTCAAGCCTTCTGACAGTACTACATGAGAAGCCTTCATGCTACTGTGACTGAAGACTCTGGAAATACTTCAGAAACCATTGTTGTTTAACACTACACATGACTGCATCTTTTCattctaaatgtatttatatttataaagtacAATCAGGTCAGTCATTGGAAACATTAGAAATATTTTGTTAGTGCTTTTGTTTGGAAAATTTGTCAGGAGAATTTTCTAATCTTGTAGTCTTGATTTAATTGCATGTTACAAATGTCAACTTTTCCAGAAAgagtttattcattttattcatattcatGAATTTTAATACATTGTAAATCCTGAATAGGTGTTCATGTATCAGTGAACATTCATATTAGTTTTTGAATAATCTGATTCTGATCATGAATTATTCAGTTTCTTTTATTATTGAATTATTCAGCAATTATTGTGATTTATTCAGTAATTACTAATAATTTGTAGAGGTTATTAAAATTGTCATAGTAACTGAATGAGTTATTTGCTTAGTGTATATATTTGATACAGAATCATTCATAATCTTTACTGAATAATGGATTATTGTTACTGATTAGTTTACTAAATGGAAATATAGTTCATAACaaattcaaaataatatatattttttaaatgttttgtcttGATATAATTGGGcaaatataattttacatttctaTGCATGTCCCTGCACAGCAAGTTGCATACTGGGATTTCTTTTTctgagagagaaatggaagcCAAAGGAGTTTCTGAGTAAGTCATCCAGCTTTTCTTATTATAATTCAGTCAAATAGTATGAAAATGTGTCTGTGAAGAGAATGCAAATATCTTTACTCTCATTCTGAGTTGAGCTATAGCTGCCAGAGGGGCTGGCCATTTAAATCCTCATCTGATAAAACAGCCACAATTAGCTTGGAGTTCGTTGGCAGAGGCTTCCTTTATTGGCTGTTTTGCAATCACATTTACATATTCTTATTCAGAATTACTTATAATGGATTGTCGTACATATGTAGCCTAAAGTAGTGTTGGGAGTCTAGCCCAAGAACTCTTACAGATATTGTGTTGTCTTCCTGCCCAGGGAGGGAATTGAACTCCAGTTTAGCCATAAATAAGAATTTCAGTCTTAGCATAGGTGCAGTGGTATAACACACTACAAGAAATCAACCACTATGACATTGGAATGTCTCTCCTTTACAAAATATTTGGCAGGAAaagactaaaaaaataaattagttttacagtttattctAAATGTAGTCAATCTGTAAAGTCCTTTTAACTCTCTGAATATAGTTTAATTTGGGGGGGATGTGGGGGAATGTAGAGATTACCACATATAAAAAGGGATTGTATCTCATGCCTAGGGTACAAATAGCAAAATGCTAGTggaattattaaattattactttttgtattatttaatgtattatttttctgAACTCTTGTCAAAAAATATAACAACTACTATGGGTCTCACCtgtgaatatttgtttatttactggcCATTTTTTTTGTTCGCAGAGCGCTACATTTTGTCGTTCCTCGGTTGTGTGTTGACCATTGGGGGTACATACCTCTTTGTAACGTTTGGACCAAACACTCATGagaaactgaatggagaaaacaTTGTGAAGCATTTAATTGGCTGGCCTTTCCTCCTATACCTGGTGAGACATTTAGTATACaagtttactttttaaaatcctGGGACATGCATTTCAGGCCATTTAATTAATATAGCACTATAGTGCTTTTGTTAGAAAAATTTGTCAGGAGAATTTTGTAATCTTGTAGTCTTGATTTAATTGCATGTTACAAATGTCAACCTTTCCTATATATATAGTTAAGTttacacagagaaaaaaaacctaAATGTATTGGATGATCTCTTAGTggatataaaacatatatttctaaaaaaaaatttgcATTTTTCATATATTGAGAAAAATGTATCACAAACTATAATAGGTGCCATAGTGTTCACATTTAAAATTAGCATTCTATGAATAGCATTCTAGTAGTTTGTACAAACCTTTTTGGTGTGAAAAGCTTTGGTATGAATCTAAGCTGTAAACTTTACAACAAACACACTGTTTTCTGCCCTTTCCCTGTCCAGCTGCTGGAGATCATCACCTTCTGCTTGattctatatttttataaacaacGCAATGCTAACTACCTCGTGCTCATCCTGCTGCTAGTGGCACTGCTGGGTAAGGTTAATTTCCTAAGAAGGCTACTTGATGTGTGAAATATGGCAATTAGATATTAGGAGTAACTGATAAGTTACTCAATGGCTATGACTTAAATGCAATAATTGTAAATAAggttttttctttacattttaaaacagtctGTTCTACAATTTTCCCAAAATAGCGTACAGCCTAAGATAAAttctaaaaatatttcattcagCTTTAGTGTCCTGACAATTTGGGTGAATTGTAAAATTATGCTGTTAATACTTAACAGTGATTGCTGCTCTTACTGAATTCCAGAGCATCTGGGTAAAAGGAAtgaaatatttcagttttttgtTGTAGCATGTAATGAATTTGCAACTCATTCTAGCATGTTTAGCAACATTAGGTTTCTCAGAAAAATTGGCCAATGTCAATGCCTAACTAGCAAATATTAGTAGTATATTTTGTCTCTTATAATTCTGCTGTTGTTGTAACATCAGGTTGTCTAGCTTGCATTCAGGTTTTATTAGTGATATTATTGTTTACATGCATTGCATTATCCTAGTTTCTGCATTATAACTGTACTAAGTAAGCTGGGCTTGGAATGGACCTTGTGTTGTCCTTACAGCTCTGTTGCATTTGCTCTTTAGGCTCAGTGACGGTGATTGCGGTGAAGGCAGTGTCTGGTATGGTGGTTCTCAGCATTCAGGAGTCGCTCCAGCTCACCTACCCCATCTTCTATGTCATGATTGTCTGCATGGTGGCCACCATCGTTTTTCAAGCATCGTGAGTTCTCAGTTTTTCTTTACTATCGTTCCAACGTTCCAAAAATAATTCTGTGAAAATTTAATCACATGATTTTATTATCTGTGGGACTTTTCAGCAgttgtgattttctgtgttttatatataactgTTATCATATGTTGATTTTGTTCCAGATTTCTATCACAAGCATCCCATTTGTATGATTCCTCACTCATCGCCTGTGTCAACTACATCTTTTCCACAGTCTTTGCTGTAGCTGCAGGTAACACCAGTAGGGAACTTTCAATTAGGGGCCTTCTATCCCCCTCAGACAAGTTTATATTATTTCTGTAGATCGAAAAATTAATTTCTAAGtttataaataactggattttatttgttatttgacCAGGTTTTAATTTGGATTATATATTCTaagccattcattcatctgttttaattgtttgtttttttccattttttgtatttttattttcatcattACTTTAGTGCTATTCTCTTAGCTTGTTTGTTACTATGTCTTAACATGCCAATGTCATGACAATTggaataaaaatattcaatCTAAATAAAGCTTTGGTTAACACATTTATAGTAATTAGTAATGTACttagaaatgtttttgtttgtttgtattttaaatcAGGAGCCATTTTCTATCTGGAGTTCAACCATGAGGACATCCTTCACATCTGCATGTTTTTGCTAGGGTAAGCATGATGTCATATATCAGTAACTGTGACAAAGGCTGTAAAAGactattttcaaatatataaatCACTGGGTCTTTCTTCAGATGTGCTGTGTGCTTCCTTGGAGTGTTCTTGATTaccaaaaacaagaaaaaagccAAAGCATTTGAGCCTTACGTGACCATGGACATGGTGAAAGGTACCagatcattttgtgtgtgtgcgtgtgcatgcgcgtgtgtgtgtgtgcttttcagAGATATAAACTGTAGTAGTTATATTTTCCCTGTAGttatattttactttatcaAGCGTTATTAtacgcagtaggtagtgtcgcagtcacacagctccaggggcctggagattgtggatttgattcccgcacctggtgactgtctggggggagttggtgtgttctccccgtgtcctcggggtttcctccgggtgcgactcaaaagtgtccgtaggtctgagtgtgtgagtgaatgtgtgtgtgtttgtctgtgttgccctgtgaaggactggcgccccctccagggtgtatttccgccttgcgcccaatgattccaggtaggctctggacccaccgcgaccctgaattggataagcggttacagataatgaatgaatgaatgaagcgtTATTATACACTTTATATTTGCATATAGATTTCCCAAATCTTTCTTATCGAGAttgctattttgcatatttTAGTAGAGTAAGACTTCAGGTTTTTGTTGTTGCGAGTGAATGGCAAAATTCCTTTAGGGTAGAATTTATCTCCCTTCATGTCTAGAAAGTATAAGGTGTTAATCACTAATGATTAGTGAAAGTCCCcgcaaaataaattaaaaatccaTAAAGGTGCATTTTTGATATAAAAAGACTTGATTAGTGAAAAATCACTAATGCAAATGATTTATGTTTAGACTGATGCAAACGGAAAGCTAGAGTGATCTCCAGAAAAATACCTGTCCAATGAAAAGCATAggtatcctttttttttttttttttttttttttttttcgtgcaGTTTTTAGTTACATCATTAGAGcaaagcagctgtccttcacattgtgtgaaaatttcatgatgaatggaccaatataaaatcttcaaaattacttggaataaaatctttttacatagATCTCCATTGAAAgtattttccttctcctgtaaagttcctatattggagatgcatgttttttgttggacagtgatgatgttTAAAATTGTTCTTTACAATACTAGCCTAAGCTGTAGAGTACTATACAGCATTCAAAATATCATTTAATTGTTGTTGATGCAGGTATTCCTACCATTCATGAGAAGGGCTGGGCCGTTCAGCCTGACTATAATGGTTCTTTCTCCTATGGAGCGCTGGAAAACAATGATGTCGTGGCACCTGCTAATCTACCCACAATGAAGCAGGAGAATCTGGCTGTGACCCCTGGCCCTGGTCACCCGTACCATACAACAGAGCTAAAGAAAGACTGATCATACTGCTGAATTCATTCATCAGGAGGTGAGCTTATAGTTTGACCAAACTAATGCAGCTCACAGAAATGAGTCATCACTAATTTGAATTATGTCATTTGCATAATTTAATCTAATGGCTGTTAATTTTCTTTTGCTGTCAGCAACATTTGTGTTATATTGACAGATACGGCTCCTCCTTTAGAACCCACATTTATGAAGACGAAGCATATACTCTATTTTCACTGGtcagaaaagaagaaaacactTTGGGAATATCTAGAGTACTCTGAAAGCCTGTTCTAGATATTTCTAGATGCCCAAATGTTTCAGGACTCCAGTTGATCTTGAGGATGAAGTCAATTCTGAAACATCAAACTCTTCCAGAACGTCACCTGTTCAAATATGGCACACCTGCTGATGAGATAATTAAGAGAATAGGCATCAGTTATGGTGGTAATTTGTTGGTAACATTAATCCTTTTTATTACACTGTTTCTTTAATcatcactgtatttttttaagcaTAGCCAAGAAAAACTTTGATCCTTACTTGTAAAAACGGTTTCCAGTACAGATTGTGGAGGAGAAGTAGTAGAGGTGGGAAAACAGTCCATATTTAGATGCATTTTTACTCTACATTTCCTCTACTGtaaaataaactgacacatacTCAGCAGTAGTAAGGAGGAGGAGACTTGGAAGACCAAAAATATGCTGAATCCTAGAAATGCACACATTTGCAGTTACACACTTAACTCAGTTTTTGTGTATGTTTAAGAACATTGTCCAAACACTTTGTAAATATACCCCATGTAAgatatttctttgtttaaaatccCTCTCAGGCTGAGAGTAATATCCAGATTTCATAGTCTCCTTACAGAGCTAACTAAAGTTAGCCACAGCTGAGGGTTGGTTTTAATATAAAGgctacttacaaaacagacaatATTACTTTAATTGCTCTGTTTGATTTGACTGGTTAGTGACATTACAAGGACCAAAGACATAACATTATCCAAGGTTTAAAGTAGGGGTTTAACCACTAGTCTTATATTATAAATGTGTGGCCATTAGCATAGAaactacttatttattttaagttataAGCTTAAGGGTTACAATTATTCATTTCTGTCCAATGTTTATGCAAGTGCTTTGTGGAGTAAAACACCTGAAGAGAGGATGTCATTGATGCTGAGCACTGAATGGTGTTGAGGGAGTAAAAGAGACATTCATGCAATCTGGATTTTCATGAGATGTAAATTGGCCTCTAAAGTTCAGAAGCAGTTTGGATACCCCTATAAgctataaacattaaatattgatATGCATAtaggacttttttttaaatattcatttataacTGCATCATATCACTTGAATTGAAATCTTAGAGTCCCATTTTTAGAAATTAGGAGAGTTTATAAATCATTCACACTCTACAAAGCTTCTAAGAAGTCAATGTTACCACAAAAAAGCAGCTAACAGTATTTATGTaattaagaaataattattcattattactttatttataaACCAAACTTTACATGACATGAAGGGTGAAATGTATTTGTAGTATCTGAAAGAACGTCAGTGCCCCACAAATGGAGTCCCAAATTCGGATTGCCATGTTTCAAATATTAACTTCTAGTCTGTCCAGGccaccactaggtgtcagtataatggctgtttcataaaGTGAGGGAGggaatcattggagaaaatggCTGGTTGTTCCTTTCAAATGTTGGGGTGTGTTGGATTAACATTTGCAAATTTGCACagatttaaattacattaaatatttgctatttttgcAGATGCATATTTCCAATACAAACAGACTCCATTTTATgcttgaatatatttttattccttctgtctgctgtctctgtggtgttgAGGTTCACTGTGCATGTGAGGAGACAGCTGCTGTTGCACATTTGGTATGAgacttaaaatgtaattatacaaTTAAAGATGCAGCATGTAAGATTTACTGGCATCTAGTGGTATGGGTGCGGATTGGAGCCTACTACCTCTCCTTCACCCCTCACTTTTCAGGCTGCCACATTAtcttaaaaacaggaaatgcaCTCTCCATAGCCATCCATTGttgtgtttgttcatttgtcCTACTGTAGAAACATGGCATCTGGTGGGCTTATTcttaactctctctctgtctctcacacacacacacacaaaataatgctTTTATGATTTAGGAGGAAAGACTATACCAACCCTATGCTAAATAATTAGTCTTTCCTCCTAAATCGTACATTCTGCACATTTctaaacaatatatttacacacatattttctaaatataaataacactCTGTGGTTTAAAACTCAATTAAATTTCAAACATTTCCCTGAAGAGATATTATGCCGTTCACGTGAGGTCAAAAGTAAACTTGAAACAAAAAAGTAACCATTACTAAACAAAGTCCACATAAATGTTTCCATATTATGTCTCTGCTTCTTACAGGTCATTTACAAATCTCTTGAGATATGTGTCATGTCAGTGATTTTGAGAATTTGTGAATAACTGTAGCATGACCAAATGACCAGTTGAGTCTACCACTCtgtctacaaatgttttaatACATATCAATTGTTGCTAGGTCAGGCAAGATTTACAGAACGCTGGTAAAAAAAACTATACCTTTCAACATAATGAGAAAAAAGACATGTATTTCTACCAAAACCTAAAATGAATTAACAGTTTTGATTGTTATTAGCTGGACTAGTCAGTCGTAGCTAATCCAAACAAGGCAGGCTGAAAAAAGAACATATTAGCCACCTCGCTAACTCTAAATGTACGTGTGCTTATAATGGTATAAACTGAGGTGTTTTCTGTAGTGTCTCTATTCTGAAGGAGAAAATAGCTTCAGAAATATTATGACACTATGAGTTTTACACTTTCTAATTTTCCATTAATATTTCCAACTGacattcttcatttttttttttaaatgtcttatAATATTGTCATAGACACTTTTTTCCCCACACTCTGTGCCTGTGGAATGAGCTTATGTAGGACACAattcataatttatttttctaatcATGTAATATATTACACTGTTATTGTTCCGAGACTTGGGGCAGTTGTTAAAAAGGGAATAATGAATctgtcttttgttgttgttttttaaaaaaatatatataaataaaaaaatacattgtaaTGTTTCACTTAGTACTTAGTATAGAAAGGATACTGTtctactgtttttgtttattttaaataaactttttttctgGACCAATAATGAATGTATCAGTAAAGATTGTAAACTGGTGTACATTTTGTGCTGGGCTAAAGCTTTCTCTTTGTgatggaaaaatattttaacaatttttaatttaaaacattttattccatgtgtgctgtaaattctgattaaataaATGGGTCAAATGTAAGCAAAGTCTTTCAGAGTGGATTGATGTGAAAACATACCGATTGAGAATTGTTTACACTGGTGGTAAATGGAACCAGACCACTGCTACTAAAAGCTCTTCTCAGAAAGTTATTACATGAAATGTTTATGAATACACTGCCTGTTGCCTGTAGACAACTTaaagaaaattttaaaaaatcatgctCTGTGGAGGGACACGTGTAGAGTGTTGTGAAGCAAAGTAGTCCCCAAAAGATTTTCCACCATTTTGCCGTCATCAACTTTGTATTTAAAACTTTTAAGACTGGAGCAGTTCACTCATGGTGGTAAACTAGTGTTGTGATGTAATCATGATGATACAGAATGTCTGCTTCCTGTCACCACTCAGCTACAGTCAACAAGttaacacagaaacactgcatTTATCAAAGTCTCAAGTACTGAATGTAGAAGGGATCTGTGGGAATTTGTAGAAATTGTTggagcattttatttttaattattttaatgatggGGTGTGGACTAGCGCTACCTCTGATGCAgaggaattgtgtgtgtgtgtgtgtgtgtcacattcATGGCATCAGACAGCAGGTATTTTCTGGGTGGAGATCAGAGCACAGATTAAACTCTGGGCCTCCAGCCACTGGCATTAGTTAAATGAGAACGCCATGCACTGTGACCTCTGACCCTGCTGTCTTCTTTGGAACAGCACACTGAAAGATCCCTTTAGGGAAAGGGCATTTACATACCACATTTGTGCCACATTGATGAAGTATTGTTCTCTATATTTAGCAAGGCATGATTAAAGCTTTTGCTAAAGTGAGATGCATGGATTGTTCTCCATGTGCTGTGTGTATGGGAGCTTTTAAAGTTCCTAGGGCGTTccagccaaaataaaaaaacatacttTGGTTAATCTTTTGTAAATATCCCTACTCCTACCCAAAGACTTGGAAAATGCCCTTCTAATGAAGTTTCTTGAAAGTCAGAATGCTTTGGAGTTTATGAGTTTGTAATGTtagttttatttaactgaagtGGATGTGGGTCTAATGTTAGATTTACTCCAGAATACATCATTAAATAGGGATAGTCCTttagtaattaaaataaaaatcttgtgTCCCCTAAACTTAATATTTTTAGTTGCATATAGTTTATAGTAGTTTAGTTGCAAATATTtcttatgtaatttttttttttttttactttgttaaCATGTTTGGGTGGTGTTGATTATACGCTAGAAGGTATTTCACAAGTGACATGAGCAGCAACGATGTTAACTGAATCTGCATTGTTTCAAAGACAGCCTCAATGTATTCAGACAGGCAAGATATCTGGCATCATAAACTTAAAGGATCAATCGAGCAAACAGCAGCAGGGTGGGGCTTTTGGGCTGCAGACGAGAAATAGAGGGGTAAGTGGAGATGcagggactaattgcatatttataCAGCCACTTATACTGAAGGTGAAAGACACATCCTTTTGCAATGATTTAGAGGAAACACCATTTACATAAGTTTGATgataatatatatgttttaggGGTTTAATAATAACCAGATAGACACTTGAGGGAGTTATGACAAATGGAccctattcattcatttatgcaTTCAGTCATTAAACACATTATTCTGTTCAGAGTCGATGTTAGGCCGATGGGTTGGCGCAATATCCATAGTGTTCCTAAGCACTGAGAtgtacaccaaaaaaaaaaacacaatgagaCTGTGAGAT is a window of Hoplias malabaricus isolate fHopMal1 chromosome 1, fHopMal1.hap1, whole genome shotgun sequence DNA encoding:
- the nipal3 gene encoding NIPA-like protein 3, which translates into the protein MDGVSIAQTEKDRGTSYTENLIGTLLAIFGNLLISISVSIQKHSHVKLAGSKDPRQFYRTKSWWSGFVLMLVGEGMLFVSYAFAPLSLIAPLSAVSVIASCILGFLFLREKWKPKEFLKRYILSFLGCVLTIGGTYLFVTFGPNTHEKLNGENIVKHLIGWPFLLYLLLEIITFCLILYFYKQRNANYLVLILLLVALLGSVTVIAVKAVSGMVVLSIQESLQLTYPIFYVMIVCMVATIVFQASFLSQASHLYDSSLIACVNYIFSTVFAVAAGAIFYLEFNHEDILHICMFLLGCAVCFLGVFLITKNKKKAKAFEPYVTMDMVKGIPTIHEKGWAVQPDYNGSFSYGALENNDVVAPANLPTMKQENLAVTPGPGHPYHTTELKKD